Genomic window (Planococcus sp. MSAK28401):
AGACTTCCTCATCTGCCCGGTTTCCTGTAGACAAGATCCAGACAATCTCGAGTTGGTCCTGTTTTACTCCAGTTAACCGATAAACGACTCGCAATCCGGCCTGTTTGAATTTCAATTCGCGGCAACCCGTTAACACGCTGCCGCGTTTATTAGAGAGAGGCTTGCCGATTTCATCTGCGCGAAATCTTAGTTTGGCTAGGCCTTTGTCAACCAGGTTGCGGCTGCTTCCGTCCAATTTACTGTATTCTTTCTGTGCTTTTGGATGAAAGTTTAAGACAAACTTGTCCTCGCTCATATCACTCGAACAACTCGTCATCGGAAATGTCATCTGGGTCGATTGCCATGATTCGTGCGTAGCTCTCTTCTCCAACAGCCTCCCGAAGCGGAATCGTTTGTTCAGGATGTGCCTCAGCTTCAGCTGCTCTTCTTGCGATCTCTTCATACCAATTCAGTTCGCGGTACGTTTCTAACTCTTGGTACATTTTTTCGTATTGCGCATAGTCTAAAATAACGGAATCGATTGTATTATTGGCAGAAATGAACTGGGGTTCTTTTTTAGCTGCAGCCCGTATGTGAGCCAATTGTTTTGCCGCCTTTGAAGCAGAAGTAATCTGATCTACGTTAAATTGCGGTTTTTTGGGAGTGTCGGTAGCCATAGGGTTCAACTCCTTTGCATTTGCTTCAATTATAGCAAGCTCAATGTACATTTGACAGTAAAATATACCGCTATTTTTTACGTTAAATATGCCGGTGTATTAATTATGAAGTTAACCAACTACAGTGGAAATGAAACTGCGGTTTCTTAGTCAGAAGTTGTCATGTCGCCTTGTGAAAAGCCAATCTTGTTGGTAAAATTAGGCACAGCATAATAATAATAGTATTAAAATATCAATTGATTAGCCTCTAAAGTCAACAGAAGCTGAGACATTAGAATAATGAAACGAGGTGTTCATCTTGGAAACTATCACTCCTACAGACAAAGCAAAAAACTTCTTCGAGTATATGCTCGCCTTAAACAATTTGGTGGGGAAAGTTATTCGTGATTACTCGGAATATGAGAAGAATTGGAACCTGGATGATATGAAGCTATTGGAAGGCTGCTTCGTATTTGACGAATGCCATAATGAAGAAAACTTAATGGAGATCCACAGGCCGACAATTACTGAGAAAGACACGACACCTCCAGCGCCTCACGCCATATTTAAAGACTGGCTGAGCTTTGATCCGAAAAAGGAAAATCAAAAGCCTTCTTATGTAGTCGGGAAACAGGTCGAGACAGTGAATGGTGAGAAAAAAGAAGAACTGTTTATCGATGACAAAAAGCGCATGCACGCTTATGGGACTTGGACAGCCCAGTGGAAAGAATGGGCTGAGAAGTTAAAAGAGAAAAAACGCATTCTAGAAAAATACGAAGAGTTTTTTGATCTCATCACTCAGCTTGAAAAAGAAGGGGAGTCTTTGGAGTTCATTTATGGCAAAGGCCTCTTTACTTGGAAACACCCAGACCCGAAAATCGGGACGATTCGATCGCCACTATTGACGAGCAAAGTGGAGCTGGATTTGGACTCTGTAAAAGGGATTATTTCTGTGAAACTCGTCGATCAAGCGGTTGCTGTGGAGAGAGAAATCTTCTCCGGAATCTCCATTCCGAATGTCCAAACGATTAATGACCTATGGAGAGATGTCCAAACACGTGAGATTACTGAGGATATGAATGACTTCTTCACGCAATTCATTCAAACCTTTGATGCTAATGGAAGATTCATCGACGGCCAAACAGCTAAGACACCAATGGAACATCCATCTGTTTATACTCATCACATGCTCTCACTGAGAACAAAAAATGCGCGAGTGCTACGGGACGACTTAACCCAAATCATTGACGGCATTGGCAATGATGAACTGGAACTATCGGATACAGTCACTTCCATTATCGGCGAACGAGTTGAAAATGCTCCTGAAAAAAACTCGACAGTAGAAACTGATGGAGGAAACAATTTTGAAGACGATATCCTCTATTTTCCGCTGGAATCCAATGAACAACAAAAGGCCATCATCAAGCGCATTTCGCATCACCAAGGCGTAACTGTACAAGGGCCTCCTGGAACTGGGAAGACCCACACCATTGCAAACTTGGTTTCCCACTTTTTATCTGAAGGCAAAAAGATCCTTATCACCAGCCAAAAAGAAAGCCCGTTGAAAGTATTGAAAAACAAAATCCCTCAAGAAATCAGGGATTTATGCGTACCGGTACTTGGTGGGGGGCGTGAATCGCTGCAGGAAATCGAGCAATCGATCCGTGTCATCGGCGAGAAATTGGGCGAACTTGATGTCGATAGGCTAGAAAAGGAAATCGCACGCGACAAGGATGCCTTAAAACAAAGCAGACGTGACGAAGCGACATTGAAAAATCAATTGAAAGTATACACCGAAAAAGAAGGCACCATTCTCCAATACAAAGGAGAAAAACTATTCAAATATGACGTGGCAAAGCGTCTAGCCGAATCGGAGATTGATTACAGCTGGATCCAGGATGAGTTGACGATGGACCAGACCTTCCCGTTAAACAAAGTCGACTTCACCGAATTATGGACATTGAAAAAAGAGTTGGCAAAAGAAGACTTGCCGCTGCATAAACAACTGCTTCCTCAAGTCGGGTCTGACATCCAAAACAGTTCGTCTTTCACCTCTTTCCTAGAGGCAGAAAAACAATTAGAACATGCAAATGAACAAGGCAAGGCAATCCTTGAGAAATACAAATATCCGCTAGAGGAAAATGAACTCAAGATCCTCCAAAAAGAACTCGATGAAATCATTGGAATGTCTGCCATTACAGAAAATGGCCCTTTCCGTTTGATTTTGGATGATGTTAAAGCAGGTGGCCCTCGAGAAGCAAGATGGCGTGAGCTCATAGAGAAACTATCCGGAGCCAATGAAAGATTATTCGCTTCTTATAATAAACTCGTTGCATACCAAGTGAAGTTGCCAAACAAGAGTACGGAAGAATTGAAAGCGGATGTTGCCATTGCGAGAGAACCGCTTGAAAACGGCAAAAAGCCGAACTTTCTGTTCTTTTTGACCAAAGGTAAGCAAACGAAATACTTGTTTGAAGACCCTGTATTAAACGATGCTTCCATCAAAACGCTCGGCGACATCGAAGTGCTGGAAATGCATTTGGAGTATGAATGGGTGAAGAAAGAAGCCGCGCGCTTGTTGAATGCCAATATGGAAGAAATCGGCCATACGCCAATCGACGTCGAAGAAAGACGCTTCCCGCATCTATTGGAAGAACGCTTGAATGAATTACAGCTGATCATGAAAACCGCCGATTCGATCAAAGCATTAAAATCCAAGCTGACGCACTACAACCTATACAAGATCGACCTCTATTCAATTGACGAGTGCCAGCAATTAAGAAAAGACTTGGATCTCGTCACCAAACGGGTTGAGTACTTGAAATGGGAAGAACAGTACAAGCAGGATCTGGGCAAACTGCAGGCCTTGAGTGCGCAAACGGATATACATCCAGTCATGCAGGAATTCAAGGAAGCTTATATCAATAGAGATACGGCGAAATGGGACGGGCTGTTGATGCAGCTGGAGCAATTACAGTTGAACAAGGCGAAAGCTATACGTTTCTATGAATTGCTCAACCAATTCGGTGAGACTTTGCCGCTGACAGCGAAACTGTATGAGCTGTCTGTTGAGTCGGACGTCCAGAAACCGGAAAGCTATTTGGAAGCGTTCGAGCTGAAAAAATTGCAATCTTGGCTTGATGAAACGAAAGACATGAACATCACGCTGTTGAAAAAGCAGCTGGAAGAAGAACATAAAGAACAGAAGCGCTTGGTCCGCTCCATCGTCAGTGCGTCAACTTGGAAAAACCAAGTACAACGGATCACCGAAGAAGAAAAACGGGCTTTGTCTGCATGGAAAACCTATATTAAACGTTTCGGTAAAGGCAGCGGTAAATCCGCCAAGCGCAACTTGCAAGGCGCAAGAGAAGAAATGAAAACTGCTCAAAGCGCCATTCCTGTGTGGATTATGCCGATCAACCAAGTGCTGGAGAACTTCCCGGTGACCAACGAGAAGTTCGACGTCATCATTTTCGATGAAAGCAGCCAATGTGATTTGTTCGCAGTCAATGTGCTGCTTCGCGGCAAGAAAGTGGTCGTCGTCGGAGACGATGAACAAATCAGCCCGCAATCAATCGGCACGAAGCAAGACGACGTCTACGAATTGGTCCGCCGCCACTTGAAAGGCATACCGAACGCCGATTTGTTTGACGGCAACCTGTCGCTTTACGAAATCGCCGAGCAGACATTCCCGAAAGAAGGGAAGCTGATGCTGCGCGAGCATTTCCGCTGCGTGCCGGAAATTATCCAGTTCTCGAACGACATGAGTTATGGCGGCGAAATGATTCCATTGCGTCTGCCGCTCGATGAAGAGAAAATCGATCCGCCAGTTACAGCCATCAAAGTGAATGACGGAGTAATCGGCGAACAGCGAGACATTAACGAAGCGGAAATCGACGCCATCGTCGCCGATATGGCAGAGATGGTGGAGGATCCGAAATTGAAAGGCCAAACTTTTGGTGTGATCACCCTCCTCGGAAACCAGCAACACAAACTGCTGGAAACAAGAATTCGCCAAGAAATCGGCGATCGAGAATTCGTGGAGCGCAAGATTATTTGCGGAAATCCGTATACATTGCAAGGGGACGAACGCGACATCATCTTCCTATCCATGGTCACAGCACCGAACCGGAGATTTATGGCCTTGACGAAAACCTCGGACAAGCAACGCTTCAACGTCGCCGCAAGCCGTGCGAAAAACCAGATGCGCTTGTACCATTCAGTGGACCTTGAAGACCTCAACACAGAAGACTTGCGCTACCGATTGTTGAGTTATTGCATGAACCCGACTCGCTTAAATGAGCAAGTAGCGAATCTAGAAGAGCAATGCGACTCGCCATTTGAAGTCGATGTTCTACGCATGCTTCTAGCACGAGGCTATAAAGTCACGCCGCAAATCAAAGTCGGTCAGTACCGAATCGACCTCGTCGTCGAAGGTCTACGCGACCGCTTGGCCGTCGAATGCGACGGAGAGAAATGGCACGGCCCAGAGAAGTTTGAAGAAGACATGAGACGCCAAGAATCCTTGGAGCGGGCAGGCTGGAAATTCTGGCGTGTACGCGGACGCGAGTTTTACTTTGATAAAGTGAAAGCGTTGGAGAGTCTGTGGGTTCAATTGGATGAGTTGGGGATAGAACCTATAAAAGATCAACAAATGACTAGTTAATATGAATATTAAAGAAGCCTTTTATGAACTTAAAAGGCTTCTTTTTTATATCCAAAACAGTTTTAACCACAATAAATGAACATAAAAGCATACGTTAAAACCACGAAAACGGTTATAAAGGCTATTTTAAATGAAAATATATGGAACTTAATTGGTTATTAAAACGTAAAAAGATTAAAGGTTTTAAATAAAACTACAAAGGGGGAATAAAAATGCTAGAAGCGATTTATGAGGGGAGAAATTTTAATCTTTCATCACACTTAAGTTCACAGGAATCAGTGAAACAAGAAGTCCAAAGGTTGAAGAAAGCAGCGGAAAAAGGGGCTTTTACGTGTCCGTATTGTGATGGTGTATTAAGGTTAAAAGCTGGTGAGGTAAAAGAAAAGCACTTCTTCCATCTAAATAACTCCTGTGTCATTTCAGAAGCAAGCGAAGTGTATCAACAGCAAACAAAAAGAGAAACGAAAAGCCATTCCGTTATGAAAGAAATCATCTATGACGAGCTGAAAACACAGGAAAAAATTAACGACAACTTACATGTAGAATATGGCTACGTTGATAAAGCAGAAGAGAAGTGGAAATACTATCCTGACATTATTGTAAACAATAAGAAAGCTGAACTCGCCATTACGATTTTGACGGATGTAACAGCAAATAAAGATTCGAATCTGGTGCGAAAAATAAAAAAGAGAAATGAATATTTCAAATCGAAAAACCTAAAGCCAATATGGTTTGTAGAAGAAACAGAACAATCTATTGATCTAGCGCATCGGGTAGTCCATTTGTGGGAAGCAGAATTAGATATTGCGATTAGGATGGAAGAAGACATCGAATGGGAATCTGCCATAAAGCAACTGGAACTCAACAATAATCTTTTTGACATTTTTGATTATCATCATCAAAGTCTCCCAACTACATTAGATGTTTTTAGTCTTTACTACGTAAAATCTACAGAAACAAACATTACGTTTACAGTGCAGCGTTTTATAAAAGATCAATTAAGCCATCCATACCGAGCATTTGCGCTGAACCATCCATATGAAATTAAAATGGCTACTGCTTTATGGACAGAAGACTCAATGCAATTAAGTGATCCAATCGTAGAAGAACAGCAAAGAGAAGTTTTTGTCAAAGAAGCTCTCGAACGAGATGAACAGTACATGGTTAATGATGAAGAAGAACTTACGACTAGTAGTCAACCTGAAAATAATCCGCAGACTACTGGAAAAGTCTATGAGGATCATGACATTGAAGAGATTTTAAGTGAATACATGAAAGAAGTCGAAGTGGTATCGGCTGACAAGTTCAGTAAGTTTCTAGTTGAGGAATGCGGTGCCCCTTCTCACAAATTTGCTACAGGACGATATCAAATTTATGGGAAGGTCTGCACCACTTTAAATGCCATGGAAAAGGAAGGCACCATAAAGTTAGTGAGGAAAGACTTTGTAAATGACCGTTTATACAAAGTTGTTTAAGTAAAGCAAATAACCATGAGAACTGTTTCTATTTTAATTTCTATACACTCGCCCATGGCTAACTCTAAATGAGTATCCATGATGCGAGTGTTTTTTATGGAAAATCCCACCTATTTTACTTCAAATAAGGAAATAGACCCGTATCCTGTGATAAAATTACATTAATTAAAGGTCGGCATTTTGAGGGGGATTAGCATGGTCTACGAGTCCCGGACACAGTCCGAAGCACAATTGGAAAACGAAATGATCGCCCAGCTGGCAGGGCTGGGTTATGAAAAAGTGAAGATACCGGATATCAAAAAGCTACAAGCGAATTTTCGTGACCAGGTCAATCGACTAAACGAGAAGAACTTGGAGGGCACACCGCTGTCCGATAAGGAGTTCGAGCGATTGCTGTTGGTGATCGAAGGAAAGAGTGTCTATGAATCGGCGAAGCTGCTGCGCATCAAGCAGACGATCAGCCGCGATGACAATAGTACGCTTTATTTGCGCTTGTTCGATACGCAGAATTTCGAGAACAACCACCTGCAAGTGACGAACCAAACGACTGTGATCGGGCGCTATACGAACCGCTATGATGTGACGCTGCTCATCAACGGTTTGCCCCTTGTGCAGATCGAGCTGAAACGGCGCGGGCTTCATTATAATGAGAGCTTTAACCAGATCATGCGCTATCGGAAGGATTCCTACGGGGGCTTGTATAACTTCCTGCAGCTGTTCGTCGTCTCGAACGGTGTCGACTCCAAGTATTTTGCTAACTCTGACCGGGAGCCGCTGAAGAGCCATATGTTTTTCTGGTCCGATGAAGAAAACAAACGCATCACGAAGCTTGATGAGTTCACCGATTCATTCCTCGAGCCGGAGCGGCTACAGAATATCCTCAGCCGCTATATGATTATCAACGATACTGACAAGCATTTGATGGTCATGCGCCCGTACCAGATCTATGCAGTCGAGCGCATCTTGAAGCAGGCTGTCGAACAAGAGAAGAACGGCTACGTCTGGCATACGACTGGGAGCGGCAAGACCTTGACTTCGTTCAAGGCGAGTGAACTGCTCGCGCAGGAAGAAGATATCAAGAAAGTCATTTTCCTCGTTGATCGGAAAGACTTGGACGCCCAGACGATGGAAGAGTTCAATAGATTCGAGAAAGATTCCGTGGATCGGACGACGAAAACCGGCGTCCTTGTCAAGCAGTTAAACGACCCATCGCAAAAGCGCATCATCACGACGATCCAGAAGATGGCAAATGCGGTAAAGACGGAACGTTACCAAGATATTTTAAAGAAGTATGAAAACGAGAAAATCATTTTTGTCATCGACGAATGCCACCGTTCCCAGTTCGGGGAAATGAACTTGCTTATCCAGCGCCATTTCAAGCGCGCTCAGTATATCGGCTTTACCGGAACGCCGCGTTTTGTCGACAATAGAAGCCAAGACGGCCGGACGACTACCGATCTGTTCGATAAATGCCTACATACTTACTTGATCAAAGACGCTATCAAAGATGGCAATGTGCTCGGTTTTTCGGTTGAATACATCCGGACAATCAGAGAAAGAGAAGGCGTCGATGATGTCACGAAAGTTCCAGGCATCGACCAGAACGAACTATGGATGGCAGACGCCCGCATGCGCCTCATCGCAGAGCACATCAACGACATCCATTACAAGAAAACCCATAATCGGACCTATACCGGCATGTTCACCGTCGAAAGCATCAAAGCAGCGGTGAAGTACTACGATTTGTTCAAAGCCATCGACAGCAAGCTGAAAGTCGCAACGATCTTCACGTATACCCCGAATGAAGAAAGTGATGAAAACGAAGAGCATTCCCGCCATTCGCTGGAGCGGATCATGGCTGACTTCAACCAATTATTCGGCACTAACCACTCGACGGATAATTTCGCTTCGTACTTCTCCGATGTATCGAAGAAAGTGAAGGCGGCGCAAATCGACCTCGTGATTGTCGTCGATATGTTCTTGACGGGGTTCGATGCGAAAAAGCTCAACACTTTATACGTCGACCGGCCGCTGCAGCACCATAGTCTCATTCAAGCCTATTCCCGCACGAATCGTGTGGAAGGTCCGAAGAAGACTTACGGCAATATCGTCTGTTATCGCAACCTGAAAGACGAAACCGATACGGCGATCCGCTTGTTCTCACAAACTAGTGATACGACAACCGTTCTCATGAAGAAATATGATGAGTATCTAGCAGACTTCCGTGGTCAGCTCGACACGCTGCTCGATGTTGCGGTAGATCCACAAGCGGTCGATGAACTAGAAGGTGAGTCAAAGCAGAAGGAATTCGTTGTCGCGTTCCGTGATTTAACGCGAATTTTGACAAAGCTAAAAACCTTCGTCGAATACGAATTCACATTTAAAGACATGGGCATCACGCCGCAAATGTATACCGACTTCCGCAGCAAATACCTTGCGCTCTACGAAAAAGAGAAAAACGAAAAAGATAAAGTATCGGTCATCAACGACGTCGATTTCGAAATCGAATTGATGCAGACCGACCGCATCAATGTGGACTATATCCTGGCGCTCCTTAGACAAACCGATTTCACGAACGCCAAAGAACGCGATTCTGCGGTAAGGCGTGCCATCAAGGAAGTCAACGAAGCATCGAGCGACGAGATGCGCTTGAAGCGCGATCTGCTTCTTGAATTCTTGCAAGGCGTCGCACCGACACTAACGAACGACGATTCGGTCGACAAGAAATTCCACGACTTCGAACAAGAGCGGCGCAAGCAAGAAATCCGTGCCATGTCTGAAAAAGTTCAAGTCGCGGAAGGCACACTCGATTATTTCGTGAGAGAATATGAATATACAGGTGTCACGCCGGACCAGGAAATCAGCGACGCCGTAAAAGCGCCGTTCAAGGAGAAGCGCAAACGCGTCCAGCAATTGAAAGACTTTATCCTGTCGAATACAAAACTTTATTCATAAACGAGGAAACAGCCGCATCCATTAGATGCGGCTGTTCCGTAAGTTAAAGTAAAACACCAAAGGAGAATCACCATGACAACATCCAAAAAACAGCGCCAGCAACAGGCAGAACTGCATAAAAAACTATGGACAATGGCCAACGATTTGCGCGGTCAAATGGAAGCATATGACTTCAAAAACTATATTCTCGGGCTGATTTTCTACCGTTATCTATCAGAGAAGACCGAAACTCGCATTGCGAAATTATTGGAAGAAGACAATATCTCTTACGAAGACGCGTGGCAAGACGAAGAATATCGCGAAGGCTTAGTGGAAATGCTTTTGGAGCAAATCGGTTTCGTAATCGAACCACAGTATTTATTCTCGCACATGATCCGCGAAATCCCGAAAGGCGACAAAGGGAAATTCGACGTCGAGCTGCTCCACAAAGCAATCAAAGCGGTCGAAGAATCAACGCTCGGCACAGAGAGCCAGCAAGACTTCGAGCATTTATTTGACGATATGGATTTGACTTCGACAAAACTCGGACGCGACGTGAAATCCCGTTCACAGCTGATCGCGAAAATCATGCTAAGCATCAGTGATATCCCTTTTCTGCATGACGATGTTGATATCGATGTTCTCGGTGATGCGTATGAATACTTGATCTCCCAGTTCGCGGCGAACGCTGGGAAAAAAGCGGGCGAGTTCTATACACCGCAACAAGTCTCGAAAATCCTCTCGAAAATTGTTACGCATGACAAGACCGACATGAAGAGCGTCTATGACCCGACTTGTGGTTCCGGCTCGCTCATGCTGCGGGTTGCGAAAGAAGCAAAAGTACGGAAATTCTACGGTCAGGAACTTACGACCACAACATTTAACTTGGCGCGCATGAACATGCTTCTGCACGATTTGCGCTATACGGATTTTGATATCCGCAACGACAATACACTCGAGAATCCGCATCATATCGATATGCGCTTTGACGCTGTCGTGGCGAATCCGCCATACTCCGCAAATTGGAGTGCTGATGCAAAATATTTGGATGACGACCGCTTCCGTGACTACGGAAAGCTCGCGCCAAAATCAAAAGCCGACTTTGCGTTCGTCCAGCACATGATCCATCAACTTGAAGACGCCGGGACGATGGCAGTCGTCTTGCCGCACGGCGTCTTGTTCCGCGGCGCAGCGGAAGGCACGATTCGCAAGTACTTAATAGAAGAAAAGAACTACCTCGATGCGGTCATCGGCTTGCCTGCAAATGTTTTCTACGGCACATCGATCCCGACGACAATCCTCGTCTTCAAAAAGAATCGCCGGACAGACGATAATGTCCTGTTCATCGACGCCTCGAACGAATTCGAGAAGGGCAAAAATCAAAACAACTTGACCGACGAAAACGTCGAGAAAATCATCACAACGTACATCTCGCGCGAAACAATCGATAGATATTCGTACGCTGCGGGCTTAGAAGAAATCAAAGAAAATGATTATAACTTGAACATCCCCCGCTACGTCGACACCTTTGTGGAAGAAGAGCCGGTCGACTTGGATGCCGTCCAAGCGCGCCTAACAGAAATCGAACAAGAAATCGCCGAGATCGACAAAGAGTTAGAAGAGTATTTTAAGGAATTGGGGGTCATGGGCAATGAACGTACCTCAGTTAAGATTTAAAGGGTTTGAAGGGGAATGGAGAAGAGTTTCCGTTGGCGAATTAGGTGAATTTATGAAAGGATCGGCTATTTCCAAAGCCGATTTAAGTGAAGTTGGAGAACCGTGCATTCTGTATGGAGAATTATATACAAAATATGGTGAAGTGATTCAAAATGTGTTTAGTAAGACTAACATTAAACTAAGCAAAAAAATATATGGTCATAAAAATGATGTCTTAATCCCTTCCTCTGGTGAAACTGCAATTGATATTGCATGTGCGAGTGCCTTGGAAGTAGAGAAGATTCTATTAGGAGGAGATTTAAATTTATTCAGGCCAAATAGTGAAGTGAAAGGTCCATTTATTAGTTATCAGATTAACGGAGTAAGAAAATTTGAGTTGTCTAAATTAGCCCAAGGGGCTTCTGTAGTCCATCTTTATAGTAATAGCTTAAAAAAATTCCGTCTGACTCTTCCAGTATTAAAGGAGCAAGAAAAAATCTCATCATTTCTTATACTTCTTGATAAAAGAATTGAAAAGCAAAAAGAGAAAATTGAAAAGCTTGAGCAGTTTAAAAAAGGGATGATGCAGAAGATTTTCTCGCAGGAATTAAGG
Coding sequences:
- a CDS encoding type II toxin-antitoxin system RelE family toxin, which gives rise to MTSCSSDMSEDKFVLNFHPKAQKEYSKLDGSSRNLVDKGLAKLRFRADEIGKPLSNKRGSVLTGCRELKFKQAGLRVVYRLTGVKQDQLEIVWILSTGNRADEEVFTDSAKRLKEMMDRKR
- a CDS encoding AAA domain-containing protein, with protein sequence METITPTDKAKNFFEYMLALNNLVGKVIRDYSEYEKNWNLDDMKLLEGCFVFDECHNEENLMEIHRPTITEKDTTPPAPHAIFKDWLSFDPKKENQKPSYVVGKQVETVNGEKKEELFIDDKKRMHAYGTWTAQWKEWAEKLKEKKRILEKYEEFFDLITQLEKEGESLEFIYGKGLFTWKHPDPKIGTIRSPLLTSKVELDLDSVKGIISVKLVDQAVAVEREIFSGISIPNVQTINDLWRDVQTREITEDMNDFFTQFIQTFDANGRFIDGQTAKTPMEHPSVYTHHMLSLRTKNARVLRDDLTQIIDGIGNDELELSDTVTSIIGERVENAPEKNSTVETDGGNNFEDDILYFPLESNEQQKAIIKRISHHQGVTVQGPPGTGKTHTIANLVSHFLSEGKKILITSQKESPLKVLKNKIPQEIRDLCVPVLGGGRESLQEIEQSIRVIGEKLGELDVDRLEKEIARDKDALKQSRRDEATLKNQLKVYTEKEGTILQYKGEKLFKYDVAKRLAESEIDYSWIQDELTMDQTFPLNKVDFTELWTLKKELAKEDLPLHKQLLPQVGSDIQNSSSFTSFLEAEKQLEHANEQGKAILEKYKYPLEENELKILQKELDEIIGMSAITENGPFRLILDDVKAGGPREARWRELIEKLSGANERLFASYNKLVAYQVKLPNKSTEELKADVAIAREPLENGKKPNFLFFLTKGKQTKYLFEDPVLNDASIKTLGDIEVLEMHLEYEWVKKEAARLLNANMEEIGHTPIDVEERRFPHLLEERLNELQLIMKTADSIKALKSKLTHYNLYKIDLYSIDECQQLRKDLDLVTKRVEYLKWEEQYKQDLGKLQALSAQTDIHPVMQEFKEAYINRDTAKWDGLLMQLEQLQLNKAKAIRFYELLNQFGETLPLTAKLYELSVESDVQKPESYLEAFELKKLQSWLDETKDMNITLLKKQLEEEHKEQKRLVRSIVSASTWKNQVQRITEEEKRALSAWKTYIKRFGKGSGKSAKRNLQGAREEMKTAQSAIPVWIMPINQVLENFPVTNEKFDVIIFDESSQCDLFAVNVLLRGKKVVVVGDDEQISPQSIGTKQDDVYELVRRHLKGIPNADLFDGNLSLYEIAEQTFPKEGKLMLREHFRCVPEIIQFSNDMSYGGEMIPLRLPLDEEKIDPPVTAIKVNDGVIGEQRDINEAEIDAIVADMAEMVEDPKLKGQTFGVITLLGNQQHKLLETRIRQEIGDREFVERKIICGNPYTLQGDERDIIFLSMVTAPNRRFMALTKTSDKQRFNVAASRAKNQMRLYHSVDLEDLNTEDLRYRLLSYCMNPTRLNEQVANLEEQCDSPFEVDVLRMLLARGYKVTPQIKVGQYRIDLVVEGLRDRLAVECDGEKWHGPEKFEEDMRRQESLERAGWKFWRVRGREFYFDKVKALESLWVQLDELGIEPIKDQQMTS
- a CDS encoding DUF3895 domain-containing protein — protein: MLEAIYEGRNFNLSSHLSSQESVKQEVQRLKKAAEKGAFTCPYCDGVLRLKAGEVKEKHFFHLNNSCVISEASEVYQQQTKRETKSHSVMKEIIYDELKTQEKINDNLHVEYGYVDKAEEKWKYYPDIIVNNKKAELAITILTDVTANKDSNLVRKIKKRNEYFKSKNLKPIWFVEETEQSIDLAHRVVHLWEAELDIAIRMEEDIEWESAIKQLELNNNLFDIFDYHHQSLPTTLDVFSLYYVKSTETNITFTVQRFIKDQLSHPYRAFALNHPYEIKMATALWTEDSMQLSDPIVEEQQREVFVKEALERDEQYMVNDEEELTTSSQPENNPQTTGKVYEDHDIEEILSEYMKEVEVVSADKFSKFLVEECGAPSHKFATGRYQIYGKVCTTLNAMEKEGTIKLVRKDFVNDRLYKVV
- a CDS encoding type I restriction endonuclease subunit R, whose product is MVYESRTQSEAQLENEMIAQLAGLGYEKVKIPDIKKLQANFRDQVNRLNEKNLEGTPLSDKEFERLLLVIEGKSVYESAKLLRIKQTISRDDNSTLYLRLFDTQNFENNHLQVTNQTTVIGRYTNRYDVTLLINGLPLVQIELKRRGLHYNESFNQIMRYRKDSYGGLYNFLQLFVVSNGVDSKYFANSDREPLKSHMFFWSDEENKRITKLDEFTDSFLEPERLQNILSRYMIINDTDKHLMVMRPYQIYAVERILKQAVEQEKNGYVWHTTGSGKTLTSFKASELLAQEEDIKKVIFLVDRKDLDAQTMEEFNRFEKDSVDRTTKTGVLVKQLNDPSQKRIITTIQKMANAVKTERYQDILKKYENEKIIFVIDECHRSQFGEMNLLIQRHFKRAQYIGFTGTPRFVDNRSQDGRTTTDLFDKCLHTYLIKDAIKDGNVLGFSVEYIRTIREREGVDDVTKVPGIDQNELWMADARMRLIAEHINDIHYKKTHNRTYTGMFTVESIKAAVKYYDLFKAIDSKLKVATIFTYTPNEESDENEEHSRHSLERIMADFNQLFGTNHSTDNFASYFSDVSKKVKAAQIDLVIVVDMFLTGFDAKKLNTLYVDRPLQHHSLIQAYSRTNRVEGPKKTYGNIVCYRNLKDETDTAIRLFSQTSDTTTVLMKKYDEYLADFRGQLDTLLDVAVDPQAVDELEGESKQKEFVVAFRDLTRILTKLKTFVEYEFTFKDMGITPQMYTDFRSKYLALYEKEKNEKDKVSVINDVDFEIELMQTDRINVDYILALLRQTDFTNAKERDSAVRRAIKEVNEASSDEMRLKRDLLLEFLQGVAPTLTNDDSVDKKFHDFEQERRKQEIRAMSEKVQVAEGTLDYFVREYEYTGVTPDQEISDAVKAPFKEKRKRVQQLKDFILSNTKLYS
- a CDS encoding type I restriction-modification system subunit M, giving the protein MTTSKKQRQQQAELHKKLWTMANDLRGQMEAYDFKNYILGLIFYRYLSEKTETRIAKLLEEDNISYEDAWQDEEYREGLVEMLLEQIGFVIEPQYLFSHMIREIPKGDKGKFDVELLHKAIKAVEESTLGTESQQDFEHLFDDMDLTSTKLGRDVKSRSQLIAKIMLSISDIPFLHDDVDIDVLGDAYEYLISQFAANAGKKAGEFYTPQQVSKILSKIVTHDKTDMKSVYDPTCGSGSLMLRVAKEAKVRKFYGQELTTTTFNLARMNMLLHDLRYTDFDIRNDNTLENPHHIDMRFDAVVANPPYSANWSADAKYLDDDRFRDYGKLAPKSKADFAFVQHMIHQLEDAGTMAVVLPHGVLFRGAAEGTIRKYLIEEKNYLDAVIGLPANVFYGTSIPTTILVFKKNRRTDDNVLFIDASNEFEKGKNQNNLTDENVEKIITTYISRETIDRYSYAAGLEEIKENDYNLNIPRYVDTFVEEEPVDLDAVQARLTEIEQEIAEIDKELEEYFKELGVMGNERTSVKI